The Ahaetulla prasina isolate Xishuangbanna chromosome 3, ASM2864084v1, whole genome shotgun sequence genome window below encodes:
- the ADNP gene encoding activity-dependent neuroprotector homeobox protein isoform X1 encodes MNRKAPGIHCLQQLQRETMFQLPVNNLGSLRKARKTVKKILSDIGLEYCKEHIEDFKQFEPNDFYLKNTTWEDVGLWDPSLTKNQDYRTKPFCCSACPFSSKFFSAYKSHFRNVHSEDFENRILLNCPYCTFNADKKTLETHIKIFHAPNANTPSGGISTFKDKNKHDSLKPKQADSIEQAVYYCKKCTYRDPLYEIVRKHIYREHFQHVAAPYIAKASEKSLNGAVSLSSGSREESMIHCKRCLFMPKSYEALVQHVIEDHERIGYQVTAMIGHTNVVVPRSKPLMLIAPKPQDKKPMGLPQRLGPLSPGNVRSLPSQQMINRLNIPKPTLNSGVNMMSSVHLQQNNYGVKSVPPSYVSHTGRLSLTGSSPVSLSQQSLKQYPPSGNGRPYPLGGEPRPQTSARYSLQAANSSALSSGALKSTPLAQSQAASRGLAQSTPKPLGTNATAAASASVNTSSTQKWKICTICNELFPENVYSVHFEKEHKAEKVPAVANYIMKIHNFTSKCLYCNRYLPTDTLLNHMLIHGLSCPYCRSTFNDVEKMAAHMRMVHIDEEMGPKTDSTLTFDLTLQQGSHTNIHLLVTTYNLRDAPAESVAYHAQNTPPVPPKPQPKIQEKTDLPVKSSPQAAVPYKKDVGKTLCPLCFSILKGPISDALAHHLRERHQVIQTVHPVEKKLTYKCIHCLGVYTSNMTASTITLHLVHCRGVGKTQNGQDKSNIPSRINQSPGTGPVKRTYEHMEFSLLKKRKIDDDDSPSVFEEKPEEPVVLALDPKGHEDDSYEARKTFLTKYFNKQPYPGRREIEKLAASLWLWKSDIASHFSNKRKKCIRDCEKFKMGVLLGFNMKELNKVKHEMDFDDEWLFENHDEENSRVNASKTVDKKINLGKDNESSSDSYENIEDEFNESNSPFVEVVSDHKTSIISINENTDENISKEAPLEAVLEPPEKTDQKENGGDSKIQESCSAAEPGKQVANGSDSEGDQEDQDDVIEWKDAASASESGPGSQQASDFEDNTSEVKPETWTDESSQSEDANSKPGAETKCVVSESDGDHSKWKNSSYGKVGEFWSKDQSQWKNATEINEKLSNPQMEWQNSTIDSEDGDQFDNVTDGVTESMHSSLTGVELSSQQA; translated from the exons AAACTATGTTCCAGCTTCCTGTCAACAATCTTGGCAGTTTAAGAAAAGCCCGGAAAACTGTGAAAAAGATACTAAGTGACATCGGTTTAGAATACTGTAAAGAACATATAGAA GATTTTAAGCAGTTTGAACCCAATGACTTCTATTTGAAAAACACTACATGGGAAGATGTTGGATTGTGGGACCCTTCGCTTACAAAAAATCAG gactatCGGACAAAACCATTTTGCTGCAGTGCATGTCCATTTTCCTCAAAGTTCTTTTCTGCTTACAAAAGTCATTTCCGGAATGTTCATAGCGAAGACTTCGAAAACAGGATTCTTCTCAATTGCCCCTACTGTACTTTCAATGCAGACAAAAAGACTTTGGAAACGCACATTAAAATATTTCATGCTCCCAATGCCAACACACCAAGTGGAGGCATCAGCacttttaaagataaaaacaagCATGATAGCCTTAAACCTAAGCAGGCTGACAGTATAGAACAAGCTGTTTATTACTGTAAGAAGTGCACTTACCGAGATCCTCTCTACGAAATAGTTAGAAAGCACATTTACAGGGAACATTTTCAGCATGTTGCTGCACCTTATATAGCAAAAGCAAGCGAAAAATCGCTCAATGGAGCTGTATCCTTGAGTTCTGGTTCCCGAGAAGAGAGTATGATTCACTGCAAACGATGCCTTTTTATGCCGAAATCGTATGAAGCTTTAGTACAGCATGTTATTGAAGACCATGAGCGTATAGGATATCAGGTGACAGCAATGATAGGGCACACTAATGTGGTAGTCCCAAGATCCAAACCGTTGATGTTGATTGCTCCAAAACCCCAGGATAAAAAGCCTATGGGACTTCCTCAGAGATTGGGACCCCTGTCTCCTGGAAATGTTCGTTCTCTTCCATCACAGCAAATGATAAATCGACTAAATATACCAAAGCCTACATTGAATTCAGGAGTTAATATGATGTCCAGTGTTCACTTACAGCAGAATAACTATGGAGTGAAATCTGTACCACCAAGTTACGTTAGTCATACAGGACGGCTAAGTTTAACTGGTAGCTCCCCAGTGTCTCTATCCCAGCAATCCCTGAAACAGTATCCTCCCAGTGGAAATGGGAGGCCGTACCCTCTTGGAGGAGAACCAAGACCACAGACCTCTGCAAGGTACTCTCTTCAAGCGGCCAACTCATCTGCACTTTCATCCGGTGCATTGAAATCAACACCATTAGCTCAGTCTCAGGCAGCATCCAGAGGATTAGCCCAGTCCACACCCAAACCCCTTGGAACAAATGCTACGGCTGCCGCGTCTGCTTCGGTTAATACTTCATCAACGCAGAAATGGAAAATTTGTACAATCTGCAATGAGCTGTTTCCAGAAAACGTGTACAGTGTTCATTTTGAGAAAGAACACAAAGCTGAAAAGGTGCCTGCGGTTGCTAACTACATAATGAAAATACACAATTTTACTAGTAAATGTTTATACTGTAATCGCTACTTGCCCACTGATACATTGCTTAATCACATGTTAATTCATGGCCTATCCTGTCCCTACTGTCGCTCAACTTTTAATGATGTTGAAAAGATGGCTGCTCACATGCGAATGGTTCATATTGATGAAGAAATGGGACCTAAAACAGATTCCACTTTAACCTTTGATTTGACATTACAGCAGGGTAGTCACACCAATATACACTTACTCGTAACTACCTACAATTTGAGAGATGCCCCTGCTGAATCTGTTGCTTATCACGCTCAAAATACTCCTCCAGTTCCTCCAAAACCACAGCCAAAAATTCAAGAGAAGACAGACTTACCTGTCAAAAGTTCGCCTCAAGCAGCAGTTCCATACAAGAAAGATGTGGGAAAAACTCTTTGCCCTTTGTGTTTTTCCATCCTCAAAGGACCCATCTCTGATGCACTGGCGCATCATTTAAGGGAGAGACATCAAGTTATTCAAACAGTTCATCCAGTAGAGAAAAAGCTCACATATAAATGTATTCATTGCCTTGGAGTGTACACTAGTAACATGACTGCCTCAACTATAACTCTACACCTTGTCCACTGTAGAGGTGTGGGGAAGACACAAAATGGTCAAGACAAATCTAATATTCCCTCTCGGATAAATCAGTCTCCAGGTACAGGACCTGTGAAACGTACTTACGAACACATGGAATTTTCtcttttgaagaaaagaaaaatagatgacGATGATTCGCCCTCAGTTTTTGAGGAAAAGCCTGAAGAACCTGTAGTACTTGCTTTGGATCCGAAAGGTCATGAAGATGATTCGTATGAAGCCCGAAAAACATTTCTCACCAAGTATTTCAATAAACAACCGTATCCCGGTCGAAGAGAAATTGAAAAGTTAGCAGCCAGTCTTTGGCTATGGAAATCTGATATTGCTTCACACTTTAGTAACAAAAGGAAGAAATGTATTCGAGATTGTGAAAAGTTTAAAATGGGTGTTTTACTAGGATTCAACATGAAAGAATTAAATAAAGTGAAACATGAAATGGATTTTGATGATGAATGGCTGTTTGAAAACCACGATGAAGAGAATTCTAGAGTCAATGCTAGTAAAACagttgataaaaaaataaatttaggtAAAGATAATGAAAGTTCTTCAGACAGTTACGAAAATATAGAAGATGAATTCAATGAAAGCAATAGTCCTTTTGTAGAAGTTGTTTCTGATCACAAAACATCTATAATTAGTATAAATGAAAACACAGATGAAAACATATCTAAAGAGGCACCCTTGGAAGCCGTGTTGGAGCCTCCAGAAAAAACAGACCAAAAAGAGAATGGAGGAGATTCAAAAATCCAGGAAAGTTGCTCTGCAGCGGAACCAGGAAAGCAGGTGGCTAATGGCTCAGACAGTGAAGGTGATCAAGAAGATCAGGATGATGTTATTGAATGGAAAGATGCAGCATCAGCCTCTGAAAGTGGACCTGGTTCTCAACAGGCATCTGACTTTGAAGATAATACATCTGAAGTGAAGCCTGAAACTTGGACTGATGAATCATCCCAAAGTGAAGATGCTAATAGTAAACCAGGTGCAGAAACTAAATGTGTTGTCTCTGAGAGTGATGGAGACCATTCAAAATGGAAGAATAGTTCCTATGGAAAAGTAGGTGAGTTTTGGTCTAAGGACCAGTCACAATGGAAAAATGCAACAGAAATTAATGAGAAGTTGTCAAACCCACAGATGGAGTGGCAAAATAGCACAATTGACAGTGAGGATGGAGACCAGTTTGACAACGTGACTGATGGGGTTACAGAATCAATGCATAGCAGCCTAACAGGGGTAGAGCTGAGTAGCCAGCAAGCATAA
- the ADNP gene encoding activity-dependent neuroprotector homeobox protein isoform X2: protein MFQLPVNNLGSLRKARKTVKKILSDIGLEYCKEHIEDFKQFEPNDFYLKNTTWEDVGLWDPSLTKNQDYRTKPFCCSACPFSSKFFSAYKSHFRNVHSEDFENRILLNCPYCTFNADKKTLETHIKIFHAPNANTPSGGISTFKDKNKHDSLKPKQADSIEQAVYYCKKCTYRDPLYEIVRKHIYREHFQHVAAPYIAKASEKSLNGAVSLSSGSREESMIHCKRCLFMPKSYEALVQHVIEDHERIGYQVTAMIGHTNVVVPRSKPLMLIAPKPQDKKPMGLPQRLGPLSPGNVRSLPSQQMINRLNIPKPTLNSGVNMMSSVHLQQNNYGVKSVPPSYVSHTGRLSLTGSSPVSLSQQSLKQYPPSGNGRPYPLGGEPRPQTSARYSLQAANSSALSSGALKSTPLAQSQAASRGLAQSTPKPLGTNATAAASASVNTSSTQKWKICTICNELFPENVYSVHFEKEHKAEKVPAVANYIMKIHNFTSKCLYCNRYLPTDTLLNHMLIHGLSCPYCRSTFNDVEKMAAHMRMVHIDEEMGPKTDSTLTFDLTLQQGSHTNIHLLVTTYNLRDAPAESVAYHAQNTPPVPPKPQPKIQEKTDLPVKSSPQAAVPYKKDVGKTLCPLCFSILKGPISDALAHHLRERHQVIQTVHPVEKKLTYKCIHCLGVYTSNMTASTITLHLVHCRGVGKTQNGQDKSNIPSRINQSPGTGPVKRTYEHMEFSLLKKRKIDDDDSPSVFEEKPEEPVVLALDPKGHEDDSYEARKTFLTKYFNKQPYPGRREIEKLAASLWLWKSDIASHFSNKRKKCIRDCEKFKMGVLLGFNMKELNKVKHEMDFDDEWLFENHDEENSRVNASKTVDKKINLGKDNESSSDSYENIEDEFNESNSPFVEVVSDHKTSIISINENTDENISKEAPLEAVLEPPEKTDQKENGGDSKIQESCSAAEPGKQVANGSDSEGDQEDQDDVIEWKDAASASESGPGSQQASDFEDNTSEVKPETWTDESSQSEDANSKPGAETKCVVSESDGDHSKWKNSSYGKVGEFWSKDQSQWKNATEINEKLSNPQMEWQNSTIDSEDGDQFDNVTDGVTESMHSSLTGVELSSQQA from the exons ATGTTCCAGCTTCCTGTCAACAATCTTGGCAGTTTAAGAAAAGCCCGGAAAACTGTGAAAAAGATACTAAGTGACATCGGTTTAGAATACTGTAAAGAACATATAGAA GATTTTAAGCAGTTTGAACCCAATGACTTCTATTTGAAAAACACTACATGGGAAGATGTTGGATTGTGGGACCCTTCGCTTACAAAAAATCAG gactatCGGACAAAACCATTTTGCTGCAGTGCATGTCCATTTTCCTCAAAGTTCTTTTCTGCTTACAAAAGTCATTTCCGGAATGTTCATAGCGAAGACTTCGAAAACAGGATTCTTCTCAATTGCCCCTACTGTACTTTCAATGCAGACAAAAAGACTTTGGAAACGCACATTAAAATATTTCATGCTCCCAATGCCAACACACCAAGTGGAGGCATCAGCacttttaaagataaaaacaagCATGATAGCCTTAAACCTAAGCAGGCTGACAGTATAGAACAAGCTGTTTATTACTGTAAGAAGTGCACTTACCGAGATCCTCTCTACGAAATAGTTAGAAAGCACATTTACAGGGAACATTTTCAGCATGTTGCTGCACCTTATATAGCAAAAGCAAGCGAAAAATCGCTCAATGGAGCTGTATCCTTGAGTTCTGGTTCCCGAGAAGAGAGTATGATTCACTGCAAACGATGCCTTTTTATGCCGAAATCGTATGAAGCTTTAGTACAGCATGTTATTGAAGACCATGAGCGTATAGGATATCAGGTGACAGCAATGATAGGGCACACTAATGTGGTAGTCCCAAGATCCAAACCGTTGATGTTGATTGCTCCAAAACCCCAGGATAAAAAGCCTATGGGACTTCCTCAGAGATTGGGACCCCTGTCTCCTGGAAATGTTCGTTCTCTTCCATCACAGCAAATGATAAATCGACTAAATATACCAAAGCCTACATTGAATTCAGGAGTTAATATGATGTCCAGTGTTCACTTACAGCAGAATAACTATGGAGTGAAATCTGTACCACCAAGTTACGTTAGTCATACAGGACGGCTAAGTTTAACTGGTAGCTCCCCAGTGTCTCTATCCCAGCAATCCCTGAAACAGTATCCTCCCAGTGGAAATGGGAGGCCGTACCCTCTTGGAGGAGAACCAAGACCACAGACCTCTGCAAGGTACTCTCTTCAAGCGGCCAACTCATCTGCACTTTCATCCGGTGCATTGAAATCAACACCATTAGCTCAGTCTCAGGCAGCATCCAGAGGATTAGCCCAGTCCACACCCAAACCCCTTGGAACAAATGCTACGGCTGCCGCGTCTGCTTCGGTTAATACTTCATCAACGCAGAAATGGAAAATTTGTACAATCTGCAATGAGCTGTTTCCAGAAAACGTGTACAGTGTTCATTTTGAGAAAGAACACAAAGCTGAAAAGGTGCCTGCGGTTGCTAACTACATAATGAAAATACACAATTTTACTAGTAAATGTTTATACTGTAATCGCTACTTGCCCACTGATACATTGCTTAATCACATGTTAATTCATGGCCTATCCTGTCCCTACTGTCGCTCAACTTTTAATGATGTTGAAAAGATGGCTGCTCACATGCGAATGGTTCATATTGATGAAGAAATGGGACCTAAAACAGATTCCACTTTAACCTTTGATTTGACATTACAGCAGGGTAGTCACACCAATATACACTTACTCGTAACTACCTACAATTTGAGAGATGCCCCTGCTGAATCTGTTGCTTATCACGCTCAAAATACTCCTCCAGTTCCTCCAAAACCACAGCCAAAAATTCAAGAGAAGACAGACTTACCTGTCAAAAGTTCGCCTCAAGCAGCAGTTCCATACAAGAAAGATGTGGGAAAAACTCTTTGCCCTTTGTGTTTTTCCATCCTCAAAGGACCCATCTCTGATGCACTGGCGCATCATTTAAGGGAGAGACATCAAGTTATTCAAACAGTTCATCCAGTAGAGAAAAAGCTCACATATAAATGTATTCATTGCCTTGGAGTGTACACTAGTAACATGACTGCCTCAACTATAACTCTACACCTTGTCCACTGTAGAGGTGTGGGGAAGACACAAAATGGTCAAGACAAATCTAATATTCCCTCTCGGATAAATCAGTCTCCAGGTACAGGACCTGTGAAACGTACTTACGAACACATGGAATTTTCtcttttgaagaaaagaaaaatagatgacGATGATTCGCCCTCAGTTTTTGAGGAAAAGCCTGAAGAACCTGTAGTACTTGCTTTGGATCCGAAAGGTCATGAAGATGATTCGTATGAAGCCCGAAAAACATTTCTCACCAAGTATTTCAATAAACAACCGTATCCCGGTCGAAGAGAAATTGAAAAGTTAGCAGCCAGTCTTTGGCTATGGAAATCTGATATTGCTTCACACTTTAGTAACAAAAGGAAGAAATGTATTCGAGATTGTGAAAAGTTTAAAATGGGTGTTTTACTAGGATTCAACATGAAAGAATTAAATAAAGTGAAACATGAAATGGATTTTGATGATGAATGGCTGTTTGAAAACCACGATGAAGAGAATTCTAGAGTCAATGCTAGTAAAACagttgataaaaaaataaatttaggtAAAGATAATGAAAGTTCTTCAGACAGTTACGAAAATATAGAAGATGAATTCAATGAAAGCAATAGTCCTTTTGTAGAAGTTGTTTCTGATCACAAAACATCTATAATTAGTATAAATGAAAACACAGATGAAAACATATCTAAAGAGGCACCCTTGGAAGCCGTGTTGGAGCCTCCAGAAAAAACAGACCAAAAAGAGAATGGAGGAGATTCAAAAATCCAGGAAAGTTGCTCTGCAGCGGAACCAGGAAAGCAGGTGGCTAATGGCTCAGACAGTGAAGGTGATCAAGAAGATCAGGATGATGTTATTGAATGGAAAGATGCAGCATCAGCCTCTGAAAGTGGACCTGGTTCTCAACAGGCATCTGACTTTGAAGATAATACATCTGAAGTGAAGCCTGAAACTTGGACTGATGAATCATCCCAAAGTGAAGATGCTAATAGTAAACCAGGTGCAGAAACTAAATGTGTTGTCTCTGAGAGTGATGGAGACCATTCAAAATGGAAGAATAGTTCCTATGGAAAAGTAGGTGAGTTTTGGTCTAAGGACCAGTCACAATGGAAAAATGCAACAGAAATTAATGAGAAGTTGTCAAACCCACAGATGGAGTGGCAAAATAGCACAATTGACAGTGAGGATGGAGACCAGTTTGACAACGTGACTGATGGGGTTACAGAATCAATGCATAGCAGCCTAACAGGGGTAGAGCTGAGTAGCCAGCAAGCATAA